The genome window GCTTTGCCCGCCGTAAAGCGGAAATCTCAAGCGTAATATGTTGCATTGAGGAGTAACAGTCGTGCTCAAAAAATTGTTCAACCATTTCGAAGAAGCGCTGGGAGCGGTGGTCATGGGCGTGATGGTGACATTGACGTTCGTCAACGTCGTCACCCGCTATGTTATCGTGTACCCCTTGGCGTTCACCGAGGAAATTACCATCAGCATGTTCGTGTGGGTCACGCTGCTCGGGGTTTCCATCGCGTTTCGCAGCAACGCCCACCTGGCGGTGACCTTCTTTTATGACCTTGGTTCCCTCCGCCTGCGGAAAATTTTCTACTTTGTCTCCACCGCCATGAGCATCATCTTTTTCGCGCTGCTCACCTGGCTGGGCACCACCCAGGTGCTGGACGAAATGGCGCTCGGCGTGACGACGGACTCTCTCGCCATTCCCGCGTGGATTTATTCCGCCGGGATACCCGTGTTCTCCATCCTGGTCATCATCCGCATAATCCAGGCCACGGCAGCCACTGT of uncultured delta proteobacterium contains these proteins:
- a CDS encoding putative C4-dicarboxylate transport system permease small protein (Evidence 3 : Function proposed based on presence of conserved amino acid motif, structural feature or limited homology), which produces MLKKLFNHFEEALGAVVMGVMVTLTFVNVVTRYVIVYPLAFTEEITISMFVWVTLLGVSIAFRSNAHLAVTFFYDLGSLRLRKIFYFVSTAMSIIFFALLTWLGTTQVLDEMALGVTTDSLAIPAWIYSAGIPVFSILVIIRIIQATAATVREGNY